In Porites lutea chromosome 1, jaPorLute2.1, whole genome shotgun sequence, a single genomic region encodes these proteins:
- the LOC140941936 gene encoding uncharacterized protein, whose amino-acid sequence MYNVRVGDYILKVNGFDVTDVPQQMFFDLLRAAEKVAKIEILKIPVSKDKTEVRVFEVENAGENEKIVEISTGPKGRLGKLGLKINGGRDRPCVPGDPGIFITTVKRGSVFDKVLGPGDKILKIDGTNVSNVPLRFAFDQIRAADRRVRLHIKKADHTEHDSSERDRARRAWRAARSFSDEQLEEFKLAFSVYDRSGSGRINQKQMTELCRSLGHNITATDKDVIDTEFKLGGESKISFLDFVQLMTRITTSKQSDSDLVNAFEVFDRELKGFFRLHELEHALKEMPGGKNLEESEIADILAFADPDGDGNVSFQEFQDLVLPIFNLY is encoded by the exons ATGTACAATGTCCGAGTTGGGGACTATATCCTCAAG GTAAACGGATTTGACGTGACAGATGTCCCGCAACAAATGTTTTTCGATTTGCTACGCGCAGCGGAAAAAGTTGCCAAGATCGAAATCTTGAAGATACCTGTTTCAAAG gaCAAGACAGAAGTTCGAGTATTTGAGGTTGAAAATGCaggagaaaacgaaaaaattgttgaaatttCAACGGGTCCAAAAG GACGACTTGGTAAACTTGGTTTGAAGATCAACGGTGGTAGAGATAGACCATGTGTTCCTGGTGATCCGGGGATTTTTATTACAACGGTCAAAAGAGGAAGTGTCTTCGACAAGGTCTTGGGGCCTGGGGACAAGATTTTAAAG ATTGATGGTACAAACGTTAGTAACGTTCCACTGAGGTTTGCTTTCGATCAAATCAGAGCCGCAGATAGAAGGGTGCGACTACACATAAAGAAAGCAGATCATACTGAG CATGACAGCTCTGAGAGAGATCGTGCAAGAAGAGCATGGAGAGCCGCGAGATCCTTCTCTGATGAACAGTTAGAAG aatTCAAACTAGCATTCTCGGTATACGACAGATCAGGAAGCGGaagaataaatcaaaaacaaatgacgGAGCTTTGCCGCTCACTTGGACACAACATCACAGCAACAGACAAAGACGTCATTGACACTGAATTTAAATTAGGAG GGGAGAGCAAAATCTCCTTCCTGGATTTTGTACAATTAATGACGAGAATTACAACATCAAAGCAGAGCGATTCAGACTTGGTGAACGCGTTTGAGGTGTTCGATAGAGAGTTAAAGGGATTCTTTAGACTTCACGAACTTGAGCATGCTTTGAAAGAAATGCCTGGTGGAAAGAACTTGGAAGAAAGTGAAATAGCAGACATTCTTGCATTTGCAGACCCTGATGGAGATGGCAACGTCAGCTTTCAAG AATTCCAGGACCTCGTTTTGCCCATCTTCAACTTGTACTGA
- the LOC140941944 gene encoding uncharacterized protein — protein MQKFPQSKNILQTNNPSNNITLNKQLDPKGQPLNVVTRGLFRQLSSIKKLLPSFEKESDYLTVELPKRLEDHAADLGFTLHGGNDNPCFPGDPGIFIKHVVSGSSADSMLRPGDRVLSINGINVSNVPVKYARQTVRKAKNVVRLEIKKAPKRQQRINEAIKKEYQLENPVFCNEQIEGFEDAFSVFDANGNGKIKVTEVFPLIRSLGHNPIEAAVWCYLNELDLAGKRKITFVEFVRVMESLITDEEREESGCIDAVRVFDSDQRGYISLNELQVALSSMPGSAQMKEFELRDILQEADPDGDGKVKIQDFQLLIDRQ, from the exons atgcaaaaatttCCGCAGAGCAAGAATATTTTGCAGACTAATAACCCAAGCAACAATATTACTCTGAACAAGCAACTGGACCCAAAAGGCCAACCGTTGAATGTTGTTACCCGCGGACTTTTTCGACAGCTGTCTTCCATCAAAAAGCTCCTCCCTTCATTTGAGAAAGAATCTGATTACTTGACAGTGGAACTTCCCAAACGGCTTGAAG ATCATGCAGCAGATCTGGGTTTCACTTTACACGGAGGAAACGATAACCCTTGCTTTCCTGGTGATCCGGGAATTTTTATCAAGCACGTGGTATCTGGGAGTTCTGCAGATAGCATGCTGAGGCCTGGGGATAGAGTATTGTCA ATAAACGGAATTAACGTCAGTAACGTTCCAGTGAAATATGCACGTCAAACAGTgagaaaagccaaaaatgttGTGAGACTTGAAATCAAGAAAGCACCAAAAAGACAG CAAAGAATAAACGAAGCCATTAAAAAAGAATACCAACTGGAGAATCCAGTGTTCTGTAACGAGCAAATTGAAG GATTTGAAGACGCCTTCTCTGTGTTTGATGCAAACGGAAATGGCAAAATCAAAGTGACAGAAGTATTCCCCCTCATTCGCTCACTTGGTCACAATCCTATTGAGGCTGCAGTGTGGTGCTACTTGAACGAACTGGACCTAGCAG gaaaaaggaaaataacttTTGTGGAGTTCGTCAGAGTTATGGAGTCTTTGATAACAGATGAAGAACGCGAGGAAAGTGGTTGCATTGACGCTGTCCGGGTTTTTGACTCGGATCAACGAGGTTATATCAGCTTGAACGAACTACAAGTGGCATTAAGCAGCATGCCGGGAAGTGCGCAGATGAAAGAATTTGAGTTGCGAGATATTTTACAAGAAGCTGATCCTGATGGAGACggcaaagttaaaattcagG ATTTCCAGCTACTTATTGACCGTCAATGA
- the LOC140932471 gene encoding uncharacterized protein: protein MLALRRGKFRAFLKPTNSTVNKGYDGNSFTNSHDYEISLEITVGPKGEISRQDVEITGGNDEHYIPGNPGIFISWIKPGSDADKVLRPGCQITKIDDVDVRNVSRQTAQNLLRFADQYAEIHALTMQGDEVSQVSSNSKMVSWGGVSIDSEVDNNSDSGRGTDIIEKENTPNLGGGKTISVKVPVGVKGKVTKRKHSGRVDYRHGPAASLSEER from the exons ATGCTTGCTCTAAGAAGAGGAAAATTCCGAGCCTTCCTGAAGCCAACGAATTCGACTGTAAACAAAGGATACGATGGAAATTCCTTCACAAACTCTCACGACTATGAAATCAGCTTGGAAATTACAGTAGGACCAAAAG GTGAAATAAGTCGACAGGATGTAGAAATTACAGGAGGTAATGACGAACATTACATACCTGGAAATCCAGGAATATTCATATCCTGGATAAAGCCTGGTAGTGACGCAGATAAAGTCTTAAGACCCGGATGTCAAATAACGAAG ATTGACGATGTTGATGTGCGGAATGTTTCCCGTCAGACGGCCCAAAATCTGCTTCGTTTTGCCGATCAATACGCTGAGATACATGCTTTAACAATGCAAGGAGATGAG GTATCACAAGTATCGTCAAATTCTAAGATGGTTTCGTGGGGCGGAGTAAGCATTGACTCCGAGGTAGACAACAACAGCGACTCAGGACGAGGAACTGATATTatagagaaagaaaatacaccTAACCTGGGCGGAGGGAAAACCATCAGCGTTAAAGTTCCTGTCGGAGTAAAGGGTAAGGTAACTAAGAGGAAGCACAGTGGTCGAGTGGATTATCGCCATGGTCCGGCGGCTAGTTTGTCAGAGGAGaggtag